Genomic DNA from Streptococcus uberis:
TTAATTTAGAATGGTTAAAAAGAGTAGCAATAATGGTTATAAATAGTAAGAAAAAAGAAGGCTATCTGGCCTCCTTTTTGTAGAACAACTTTATGACAATGCTTTTTTGGCGATGGCTAAATCACCAGCATATTCTTCTTTTTTACCATTTACAATTTGGTAAGCATCAGCACCTTTTCCAGCAATAATCAAGGCATCACCACTTGTATGACAGTGTTTTAATCCCTCAATAATGGCGTTTTGTCGATCAACAATGATTGACACGTGTCGATTCACATGACTGGCAATTTCTTGACAAATGGTTTCAGGATCTTCAAAGTTGGGATCATCAGCTGTCAAAATCACATTAAGATTTGGATGATTATTGATAACACGACCAAAATCAGCACGACGACTTTCCCCTTTATTTCCTGTTGAACCAATGATTAAACTAATCTGGCCTTTTTGGTGGGTTTCAACGACAGAAACTAATTTTTCTAAGCTATCGCCGTTATGAGCATAATCCACAAAAACTTTTGCTCCATTAGGATGTGAAACGACTTCCATACGACCTGGTACCGTAGTTTGTGCGATGCCTTCATGAATATCAAGATGACTAGCACCAAGTTTTTGACAGGCTAGTCCAGCAGCAATAGCATTTTCTTGATTGAAACGACCGATGAGTTGGATATCATAGTGGCCAGCAATTTGTCCATTTACAGAGAATGCAAAGGCTTGGCTTTCCGTTAAGGCATTTTCGGACTGATCCCCATAGAAGACATGGTCTTTGTCTGCGACTTGTTCAGCCAAAATGTCAAAATGATCCATTCCACTATTAATGACAACTGCTCTGCTATTTTCCATTAAAAGGCGCTTATGGTAAAAATAATCTTCAAAAGTTGGGTGCTCAATTGGTCCGATATGATCTGGACTGATATTTAAAAAGACACCAACATCAAAGGTTAATCCATAAACACGGTCAACAAGATAAGCTTGGCTTGAGACTTCCATGATGACATGTGTCATACCATTTGAAACACAGCTTGCCATCATTTTAAAGAGATCTAGGCTTTCAGGAGTTGTTAGTTGAGATTTGAAGAATGTCTGACCATCTAAAGTGGTGTTCATGGTTGAAAACATTGCTGGTTTATAGTTTTGTTTTAGAATGTGATAGGCAAAATAAGCAGCAGTTGTTTTCCCTTTAGTACCGGTAAAAGCAAGGAGTTTCAGCTTTTCTTGAGGATTGCCATAAAAAGTCATTGCAATGATACTCATGGCTTTTTTGATATCAGAAACAATTATAGCAGGGATGCTTAATTGGTAATCTATTTCGGAAACGTATGCTTGCAATCCTTGATCTATGGCTTTTTTCAGATAGTCAACTTTAAATTGTGCCCCTTTGGCAAAAAATAAGGTATCTGCATCTACTTCACGACTATCATAACTCAGTTTCTGAAAACTTAATCCAGAGTAATTAAAATAATAGTGTTCTTGATGGATGACTTCTCTAAAGTTATGGTCTTTTTTTAAAAGTTCAATGGTTTTTTCAATTGTTATCATAATCCTTATTTTATCTCTAATGTTCAAGATTTACAAGTAACATGCAAAAGTTTATAATATAGCTAATAATGAAAAGAAAGTATAGCTATGTCAAAAAATAGAAATGATCTGACGCAAGAAGAACTGATGTTACAAGGGACTGTTTGGTCCACAGTTAGTAATTTTACCAGCCGTTTATTAGGTGTTATTTATGTTATCCCTTGGTTTATGTGGATGGGGGAACATGCTACTCAAGCTAACGCATTGTTTAATATGGGCTACAATGTTTATGCCTATTTTTTATTGATTTCAACAACGGGTTTAAATGTTGCCATTGCCAAACAAGTGGCTAAATACAATTCTATGGAGCAAGAAGAGCATAGCTACCAATTAATTCGAGGCACCTTGAAATTAATGGTGGTCTTGGGGCTGATTTTTTCAGCCATTATGTATATCACTGCACCTGTCTTTGCCAAATTATCAGGAAGTGATCAGCAACTGATACCAATCATGCATAGTTTATCCTTGGCGGTCTTGGTTTTTCCAACCATGAGTGTTATTCGTGGCATTTTTCAGGGATATAATAACTTAAAACCATCTGCATTAAGTCAAATTGCTGAGCAGATTATTCGCGTCATTTGGATGCTTTCCACTACCTTTGCTATCATGAAGTTGGGATCAGGGGATTATCTAAAGGCTGTGACGCAATCAACCTTTGCGGCTTTTATAGGAATGATTGCTAGCATGGCAGTCTTGATTTACTATCTAAAACAACAAGGCCTCTTGAAAGTGATTTTTTCAAAACCTCAATTGGAAACCCCTATTGATACCAAAGGCCTACTTATTGAAACCTTGAAAGAGTCCATTCCATTTATTGTGATAGGAAGTGCTATTCAGTTATTCCAGTTAATTGATCAATGGACATTCACTAATACAATGCTCCTTTTTACACAGTATACAAGAGCACAATTATTAATCCTTTTTGGTTATTTTAACGCCAATCCTGCCAAAATCACCATGATATTAATCGCAGTAGCAGCTTCGATAGGTGGCGTTGGGATTGCTTTATTAACTGAAAACTATGTCAAGAAAGACATGAAAGCCTCTGCCAAACTGATTATCAACAATATTGTTATGTTGTTGATGTTTATCTTACCGGCTTTAACAGGCGCCATTATTTTAGCAAGACCACTTTATTCGGTCTTTTATGGCTTTAGTGAGGCGCAAGCTATCTCTCTCTTTAGGGCTGTTTTGTTACAGACCCTCTTGTTGGCTTTTTATTCCCTACTTGCTCCAATGTTGCAGGCCTTATTTGAAAATCGCCGGGCCTTGACTTATTTTGCATACGGTATCTTGATTAAACTAGTCTTTCAAGTACCATGTATCTATTTGTTCCATGCCTATGGACCACTTCTTGCGACAACACTTGGATTATTAGTTCCAATTTACCTTATGTTCCGTCGTCTCCATCAAGTGACTAAATTTAACCGTAAACTCTTGTTTAAACAAAGCCTTTTAATTCTCATCTTAACAGGAATTATGGGCCTATTTGTGGCCATAGCAAATTGGTTATTAGGTTTTGCTTTTGTCCCGACAGGACGTCTATCAAGTCTCCTCTATCTCTTAATTGTGGGAACTTTTGGTATGTTAATCTATGGCTATCTAACCCTTGTTACGCGTCAATTGGATAAACTGATCGGAGAAAAGGCAGAGACTCTACGTAAAAAATTAAGAATCAATGTCTAACTTTTTTAAACTGGCTTTGCTTTACAGGGAGCAAAGTCTTTTTATATCTTTTCCTATCTGAAGCATTCATGATAAACTAGATAAGAGGTGACGAAAAATGATAGAATATGATTTTAAAAAACAACCCAACCGCTTACACGAATCTTCTGTAAAATGGAGAGAAAGTGAAAATAATCCAAATTTATTGCAACTTTGGGTTGCTGATATGGATTTTCAAGTCATGCCAGAAATTCGAGAGGCTTTGATTACCCATGTTAGTCAAGACATTTTAGGATATACCTATCCCAGACAAGACTTGTATCAAGCTATCATCAATTGGGAAATGATAGAACATGGCTATGGCATCTCTAAAGATTGTCTTTTATTTATTGATGGGGTGGTCCCAGCTTTATCAATTGCGCTTCAATCCTATACTCAGGAAGGGGATGCTGTATTAATCAATAGTCCCGTCTACCCTCCTTTTGCCAGAACCATTCAGGCCAACAATCGAAAAGTGGTTCGAAATGAATTGGTGATAAGTGAAGGACGGTATACCATAGATTTTGAGCAATTAGAGAAACAAATCAGTGAAGAGCAGGTCAAACTTTATTTTTTATGCAATCCTCATAATCCTGGTGGACGTGTTTGGTCACAGGAAGAGCTTTTTAAGATTGGTACTTTGTGTCAAAAATATCAGGTTTTATTAGTTTCGGATGAAATTCATCAAGATCTTGCTTTATTTGGAAACAAACACCATTCCTTTAATACCATTAGGAGTGATTTTAAAGACTTTTCGATTATCCTCAGCTCAGCGACTAAAACCTTCAATATTGCTGGAACCAAAAATAGTTTTGCAATGATTGAAAATCCTATTTTGCGCAGGCTTTTCAAAAAAACGCAAATTAAAAATAATCAACTGGAAATTCCAACTGTGGGCTTAGTGGCGACGGAAGCGGCTTATACTTATGGACGTGACTGGTTAAATCAATTGAAAAAGACCTTGGAAGAAAATATTACTTTTGTGACAGATTTTCTAGGGGAATATACTAAGATAAGAGTGATGAAACCAGAAGGAACTTATCTGATTTGGTTGGATTTTACAGCTTATGGTTTGGAGCAAAAAGATTTAATGACTAAGCTTAAGGAAGAAGCACATCTTGTTTTGAATGATGGTGAAACATTTGGAAAAAGTGGTAAAGGCTATGCTCGCTTTAATGCAGCAACTCCCATGTCTGTAATTGTTAAGGCCTGTCAACGTCTTGCAAGAGTATTTCCAAAATAAATTTAAAAAGATGCTTATTTTACTAAGCAAAAGGCAATCTTTTTTGGTATAATATTCAAAGTGTAAAAAATGAAGAAGGAAGTAAATCATCATGGGAAAATGTCAAGTTATTTCACATCCACTTATTCAACACAAATTATCCATTTTACGTCGTGAAGACACCTCTACAAAAAATTTCCGAGAGTTAGTCAATGAAATTGCCATGTTAATGGGGTATGAAGTGTCTCGTGACCTACCTTTGGAAGATGTTGAAATCCAAACTCCGGTTGCTAAAACCATTCAGAAACAATTGACAGGAAAAAAATTAGCCATTGTTCCAATTCTTAGAGCAGGTATTGGTATGGTTGATGGTTTCTTAAGCTTGGTACCAGCTGCAAAAGTAGGTCATATTGGTATGTACCGTGATGAAGAAACACTTGAACCTGTTGAATACTTGGTTAAACTTCCTGAAGACATTGATCAACGTCAAATCTTTGTTGTGGACCCTATGTTAGCAACTGGTGGTTCAGCTATTTTAGCAGTCGATTCCCTAAAAAAACGTGGTGCTGGCAATATTAAATTTGTTTGTTTAGTAGCTGCTCCAGAAGGTGTTAAGAAATTACAAGAAGCACACCCAGATGTTGACATTTACACAGCAGCATTAGATGAAAAACTTAACGAACATGGTTATATCGTCCCAGGCCTAGGTGATGCCGGCGATCGCTTGTTTGGTACTAAGTAAACATCCAGTGGATGTTTACTTAGGCGAGACTAGAAATTAAGACCCGAGCCACATCCAGTGGATGTTTACTTAGGCGAGACCAGAAATTAAGACACGAGCTACATCCAGTGGATGTTTACTTAGGCGAGACCAGAAATTAAGACCCGAGCCACATCCAGTGGATGTTTACTTAGGTGAGACCAGAAATTAAGACACGAGCCACATTCAGTGGATGTTTACTTAGGCGAGACCAGAAATTAAGACACGAGTCAAGTCCATTGGACATTACTTGTGTTCAAAAATGATTGGTTTTGCAAATTGTAAACGGATGACTTAGCTTCTTGCAAAGTAGGAATAACTTTCTAGTTACGACTGGAAAGTTTTTTAAAGAATAGTTATTATTTGACCTTATTTGACCAAAAGATTATAATAGGTTCAGTATTAAAAACTCTTACAGTAGTTTGTTAGAGTTAAAGAAAGATTGGAGAAAAGATATGATTCCTGTAGTTATTGAACAAACAAGCCGTGGGGAACGTTCTTATGATATTTACTCACGTTTACTGAAAGATCGTATTATCATGTTAACTGGTCCTGTTGAGGATAATATGGCAAATTCCATCATTGCTCAATTGCTCTTTTTAGATGCACAAGATAATACAAAAGATATTTATTTATACGTCAATACACCTGGCGGTTCTGTTTCAGCTGGACTTGCCATTGTTGATACAATGAACTTTATTAAATCTGATGTTCAAACCATTGTTATGGGTATGGCTGCTTCTATGGGTACCATTATTGCCTCATCAGGTACAAAAGGGAAACGTTTCATGTTACCAAATGCAGAATACCTCATTCACCAACCAATGGGTGGCACAGGAAGTGGCACACAACAAACCGATATGGCCATTGTTGCCGAACAACTTTTGAAAACACGTAAACGCCTTGAAAAAATCCTTTCTGATAACTCTGGAAAAACCATTAAACAAATTCATAAAGATGCCGAACGTGATTATTGGATGGATGCAAAAGAAACCTTAGAATATGGGTTCATTGATGCCATCATGGAGAACAACGAACTAAAATAAACAAAAAAACTAACTTATTCTTTTTAAGTTAGTTTTTTTACTATCGAGACAACTATAAAGAGTTATTTTTTTTACATAATAATGTTTTAAGACATTTCTAATAGGATGTGATATACTAATTATATATCCAAATATGACAATATTTGGGGAGAGAGAGTTAGTACCGTCATTTTGACGGTACTTTTTAAACCAGACTTGTTAAAGAAACCCTCTAAAAATAAACTTTATGATATAATCAAATTATGTTAGTCGTAAATGAAGAGTTAGTAAAGATTGATGATGCTATCGATTGTCTAGTTGATGATCTTTTAAAGTGCAAAACATTTCAAACTTATCTTGAAAAGAAGTCTCTTTTTGAAAATGACAGTGTTTTACAAAAAGATATTTTGACTTTTAAAGACTTAGCAGAAGAATATGATAAAAGGAAACATTTAATTGCCTTTCGTCCAGAACTATTGGACTTAAGGAAAGAAGTCTATGCTAAAAAACGTGCTTTGGATTTACATCCAAAGGTGGTTGACTTACGCCTAGCTGAAGTGGATTTTCAAGAAATTTTGGCCCAGGTCACCCAGGCAATTGCTGATACTGTGTCTTCACATATTTTTGTTGACACTGGTTTGCCTTTATCCCCCAAAAAAGAAAGATTTTCTCTTGGTATCTACCAAAATATTAAAGAAAAGGATAGCTAATGTTTGAAAAACAAAAACGAGTTGGTTTAGTTGTTTATCTTTATTACAATAGAGACGCTCGAAAAGTTCACAAATATGGAGACGTTTATTACCATTCCAAAAAAGGAAGATACTTGGTGATGTATGTCAATCAGAATGACCTCGAAGAAAAAATGAAAGAGTTGCAAAAACTGAAGTTTGTCAAAGAAGCAGTGGTTTCTGCATTTGATGAGATTGATCATCAATTTGTAGGCAATTTACATCGAGAAGCTAATTAATATAGTGAAGGGAGTTTGATGTTTTCATCGACTCCTTTTTTCTAATAAAAAAAATAAGTTTAAACTATTGACAATTTTCTGATAATTCTGTATTCTTGAAGACATATTAAATTAAGTATAGGTCGTGAGGAGTAAACTATGAAGAAGAAACTATTGGTTTCGACAATAGCTTGTTTATCGTTATTATCATTAGCTGCTTGTGATGCTGCTCCGCCAAGTAGTACATCCAATGCTAAAGGAACCAAAATTGGCAAAACAATTAAATTAGGACTCAATTTGGAACTGACAGGCGGAGTTTCGGCATATGGAAGTGCAGAAAAAGTAGGTGCTTTGATGGCTGTTAATGAAATAAACCGTTCTGGTGGGGTTGATGGAAAAAAGATTGAAGTCATCTCAAAAGACAACAAGTCTGAAAATGCAGAATCTGCGACAGTAACCACAAGTCTGGCGACACAGAGTAATGTAAATGTTATTATTGGCCCAGCAACTTCTGGTGCGGCAGCTGCTGCTTCTCCCAATGCCACCTCTGCAGCAGTTCCCCTGATTACACCATCGGGGACTCAGGATGATCTAACCATAGCAAAAGATGGTAAAACTTATGACTATATTTATAGAACAACATTCATTGACTCTTACCAAGGTGATGTGCTTTCAAAATTTGCTACTGAACAGCTAAAAGTCAAAAAAGTTGCTCTTTTTTATGACAATTCTAGCGATTATGCCAAAGGTATTGCAAAACGCTTTAAAAAAGTATTTAAGGAAACCATTGTTTCCGAATCTACTTATCAATCCGGAGATACTGATTTTCAATCTGCATTAACAAAAATGAAGAATCAATCCTTTGATGCCATCATTATGCCAGGTTATTATCAAGAAACGGGAACCATCATTAAACAGGCAAGAGAGATGGGAATTTCTGTTCCAATTGTTGGTCCAGATGGATTCGCAGATGCTAAACTTGTTGAATTGGCTGGGCAAGAAAATGTTAATAATGTCTATTATCTCTCAGGTTATTCAGCATCAACTTCTGAGAAAGCGTCAGCTTTTGCCCAAAAATATAAGAAAAAATATGGAGAAGAACCCTCAATGTTTGTTGCTTTAGCCTATGATTCAGTTTATATGATGGCTGATGCAGCAAAAGGAGCGAAAACCTCTAAAGACATTTCAAAAGCTTTAGCGCAATTGAAAGATTTTCAGGGTGTTACTGGTACAATGACAATTGATCAAAAACACAATCCCATCAAATCAGTGACAGTTATTGGTTTGACAAAAGGTAAAGAAAGTTCTGCTACGGTCATCAAAGCTGAATAAGAAAGTGTCTTAAAAAATATTTAGAAAGTATGGTAACTGAATGCTACAACAACTTGTTAATGGACTTATTTTAGGTAGTGTTTATGCCCTTTTAGCCTTGGGTTACACTATGGTTTATGGCATTATCAAATTAATCAACTTTGCCCATGGGGATTTATTTATGATGGGAGCTTTTATTGGTTTTTACCTGATTAATGTTTTCCATTTGAATTTCTTTTTGGCACTGGTGTTAACCATGATATTAACAGCTATTTTAGGGATGTTGATTGAATTTTTAGCTTATCGTCCACTCAGACATTCAACACGGATTGCGGCCTTAATCACCGCAATTGGTGTTTCCTTTTTGCTAGAGTATGGAATGGTTTATTTGGTCGGTGCTGAAGCGAGAGCCTTCCCACAAGCTTTGAAAACCGTTAAATATAATCTAGGACCAATTGCCATCACAAATGTTCAAGTCATCATTTTAACGGTTTCTTTACTATTGATGTTAGGTTTGCAATTTATTGTCAAACAAACGAAAATGGGTAAAGCCATGCGCGCCGTGTCAGTTGACAGCGACGCAGCTCAACTAATGGGGATTAATGTTAATTCAACCATTAGCTTTACCTTTGCCTTAGGGTCAGCATTAGCTGGCGCCGCTGGTGTATTAATTGGGCTTTATTACAATTCGATTAATCCTTTGATGGGTATGACACCGGGAATTAAAGCTTTTGTCGCTGCCGTTTTAGGCGGAATTGGTATCATTCCGGGCGCGGCTTTGGGTGGATTTATTATTGGGCTTTTGGAAACATTCTCGGTTTCTATTGGATTGTCGAGTTATAGAGATGCTATTGTCTATGCCGTTTTAATCGTCATCTTGTTGATTAGACCTGCGGGCCTATTGGGAAAAAATATAAAGGAGAAAGTGTAAGGATGAAGAAAAATAGTAAATCCATTATGGCGTGGTTTGGCATCATTGCACTGGTTTACCTGCTTTTATCTTTTTTAATTGGTAAGGATATAATAGGTCCATATTACGTCCAAATTTTAATGGGGATTGGTATCTCCATCATTATGGCTATGGGGACTAACCTTGTCTTAGGGTTTTCAGGTCAATTTCCTTTAGGACAAGCTGGTTTTATGGCAATTGGTGCTTATACCACAGCGATTTTTACTAACTCAATGCCAACTTATCTCGGTTTCTATCTTTCAATGGTATTAGGAGTACTTATAGCGGGTCTTGTGGCCGTTCTTGTTGGTTTTCCCACCCTACGTTTGAAAGGTGATTATTTAGCCATTGCAACTTTAGGGGTAGCTGAAATTATTCGTATTGCCATAGTTAATGGTGGAGATTTGACCAATGGAGCTGCCGGATTAACAGGGGTATTACGCTATACTTCTTGGCCAGTTGTCTATGCTTTTGTTATTTTAATCATCATCTTGACAATGAATTTTCTACGGTCCTCAAGTGGAAGGCAAGTCATTTCTGTTCGAGAAGACGAAATTGCGGCAGAATCAATGGGTGTTAATACGACTAAGATGAAAGTTATGACTTTTGCTTTTGCTGCAATGACAGCTAGTATTGCAGGTTCACTTTATGTCGGCTATATTGGAACAGTTGTTCCTAAAGATTTCACTTTAATGCGTTCAATTGATTATTTAATCATTGCTGTATTAGGTGGTTTAGGATCTATGACAGGTACTATTGTGGCCGCAATCGTCCTAGGTGCCTTAAACATGTACTTACAGAGTTTTTCAGATGTTCGAATGATTATTTACTCACTAGCATTAATCTTAGTTATGGTCTTTAAACCAAGTGGTTTGTTGGGGACAAAAGAATGTCAACTGTCTCATCTTTTTTCAAAGAATGACAAGGAGGGCAATTAATGGCACTACTAGAAGTTAAGAACCTAAGCAAACATTTTGGCGGCTTAACTGCTGTAGGTGATGTTTCAATGGAGCTTCATGAGGGAGAATTGGTCGGACTTATTGGACCAAATGGTGCTGGAAAGACAACACTATTTAACTTACTGACAGGAGTTTATGTTCCAAGTGAAGGGACAATTACTTTAGACGGTACCCTCCTCAATAAAAAAACACCCTATCAGATTGCTTCCTTAGGTTTATCCAGAACATTTCAAAACATCCGATTATTCAAAGATATGACGGTTTTGGATAATGTGTTAATCGGCATAGCCAACCAAGAAAAACCGCATCTTTTATCAAGCTTGCTTAGATTACCTTATTATTACCGTTCAGAGGCAGAGCTAAAAGAAAAAGCTCTACAATTATTAGCAATATTTGATTTAGACGGTGAAGCAAATACCTTAGCAAGAAATTTACCTTATGGACAACAAAGAAGACTTGAAATCGTAAGAGCACTTGCAACCAAGCCTAAAATTCTTTTTCTGGATGAACCAGCTGCGGGGATGAATCCTCAAGAAACGGCAGAACTAACGTCATTAATTCGTCACATTAAAGATGATTTTGGCATAACAATTATCTTAATTGAGCATGATATGAGTTTGGTAATGGAAGTGACAGAAAGGATTTATGTTCTGGAATACGGCCGTTTAATTGCTCATGGCAAACCTGACGACATCAAGAAAAATAAACGTGTTATTGAAGCTTACCTTGGAGGTGAAATCTAGTGGCTATGTTAACTGTAGAAAATTTATCCATTAACTATGGTGCTATTGAGGCTGTTAATGAGGTTTCTTTCCGTGTTGAAGAAGGGGAAGTGGTCACTCTAATTGGTGCCAACGGTGCTGGAAAAACCTCTATTTTAAGGACTATATCTGGCCTGGTTAGACCAAAAAGTGGTC
This window encodes:
- a CDS encoding branched-chain amino acid ABC transporter permease — protein: MLQQLVNGLILGSVYALLALGYTMVYGIIKLINFAHGDLFMMGAFIGFYLINVFHLNFFLALVLTMILTAILGMLIEFLAYRPLRHSTRIAALITAIGVSFLLEYGMVYLVGAEARAFPQALKTVKYNLGPIAITNVQVIILTVSLLLMLGLQFIVKQTKMGKAMRAVSVDSDAAQLMGINVNSTISFTFALGSALAGAAGVLIGLYYNSINPLMGMTPGIKAFVAAVLGGIGIIPGAALGGFIIGLLETFSVSIGLSSYRDAIVYAVLIVILLIRPAGLLGKNIKEKV
- a CDS encoding YlbF family regulator yields the protein MLVVNEELVKIDDAIDCLVDDLLKCKTFQTYLEKKSLFENDSVLQKDILTFKDLAEEYDKRKHLIAFRPELLDLRKEVYAKKRALDLHPKVVDLRLAEVDFQEILAQVTQAIADTVSSHIFVDTGLPLSPKKERFSLGIYQNIKEKDS
- the clpP gene encoding ATP-dependent Clp protease proteolytic subunit ClpP, with product MIPVVIEQTSRGERSYDIYSRLLKDRIIMLTGPVEDNMANSIIAQLLFLDAQDNTKDIYLYVNTPGGSVSAGLAIVDTMNFIKSDVQTIVMGMAASMGTIIASSGTKGKRFMLPNAEYLIHQPMGGTGSGTQQTDMAIVAEQLLKTRKRLEKILSDNSGKTIKQIHKDAERDYWMDAKETLEYGFIDAIMENNELK
- a CDS encoding putative polysaccharide biosynthesis protein; translation: MSKNRNDLTQEELMLQGTVWSTVSNFTSRLLGVIYVIPWFMWMGEHATQANALFNMGYNVYAYFLLISTTGLNVAIAKQVAKYNSMEQEEHSYQLIRGTLKLMVVLGLIFSAIMYITAPVFAKLSGSDQQLIPIMHSLSLAVLVFPTMSVIRGIFQGYNNLKPSALSQIAEQIIRVIWMLSTTFAIMKLGSGDYLKAVTQSTFAAFIGMIASMAVLIYYLKQQGLLKVIFSKPQLETPIDTKGLLIETLKESIPFIVIGSAIQLFQLIDQWTFTNTMLLFTQYTRAQLLILFGYFNANPAKITMILIAVAASIGGVGIALLTENYVKKDMKASAKLIINNIVMLLMFILPALTGAIILARPLYSVFYGFSEAQAISLFRAVLLQTLLLAFYSLLAPMLQALFENRRALTYFAYGILIKLVFQVPCIYLFHAYGPLLATTLGLLVPIYLMFRRLHQVTKFNRKLLFKQSLLILILTGIMGLFVAIANWLLGFAFVPTGRLSSLLYLLIVGTFGMLIYGYLTLVTRQLDKLIGEKAETLRKKLRINV
- a CDS encoding YlbG family protein, giving the protein MFEKQKRVGLVVYLYYNRDARKVHKYGDVYYHSKKGRYLVMYVNQNDLEEKMKELQKLKFVKEAVVSAFDEIDHQFVGNLHREAN
- the upp gene encoding uracil phosphoribosyltransferase; this translates as MGKCQVISHPLIQHKLSILRREDTSTKNFRELVNEIAMLMGYEVSRDLPLEDVEIQTPVAKTIQKQLTGKKLAIVPILRAGIGMVDGFLSLVPAAKVGHIGMYRDEETLEPVEYLVKLPEDIDQRQIFVVDPMLATGGSAILAVDSLKKRGAGNIKFVCLVAAPEGVKKLQEAHPDVDIYTAALDEKLNEHGYIVPGLGDAGDRLFGTK
- a CDS encoding UDP-N-acetylmuramoyl-L-alanyl-D-glutamate--L-lysine ligase, which codes for MITIEKTIELLKKDHNFREVIHQEHYYFNYSGLSFQKLSYDSREVDADTLFFAKGAQFKVDYLKKAIDQGLQAYVSEIDYQLSIPAIIVSDIKKAMSIIAMTFYGNPQEKLKLLAFTGTKGKTTAAYFAYHILKQNYKPAMFSTMNTTLDGQTFFKSQLTTPESLDLFKMMASCVSNGMTHVIMEVSSQAYLVDRVYGLTFDVGVFLNISPDHIGPIEHPTFEDYFYHKRLLMENSRAVVINSGMDHFDILAEQVADKDHVFYGDQSENALTESQAFAFSVNGQIAGHYDIQLIGRFNQENAIAAGLACQKLGASHLDIHEGIAQTTVPGRMEVVSHPNGAKVFVDYAHNGDSLEKLVSVVETHQKGQISLIIGSTGNKGESRRADFGRVINNHPNLNVILTADDPNFEDPETICQEIASHVNRHVSIIVDRQNAIIEGLKHCHTSGDALIIAGKGADAYQIVNGKKEEYAGDLAIAKKALS
- a CDS encoding MalY/PatB family protein, whose product is MIEYDFKKQPNRLHESSVKWRESENNPNLLQLWVADMDFQVMPEIREALITHVSQDILGYTYPRQDLYQAIINWEMIEHGYGISKDCLLFIDGVVPALSIALQSYTQEGDAVLINSPVYPPFARTIQANNRKVVRNELVISEGRYTIDFEQLEKQISEEQVKLYFLCNPHNPGGRVWSQEELFKIGTLCQKYQVLLVSDEIHQDLALFGNKHHSFNTIRSDFKDFSIILSSATKTFNIAGTKNSFAMIENPILRRLFKKTQIKNNQLEIPTVGLVATEAAYTYGRDWLNQLKKTLEENITFVTDFLGEYTKIRVMKPEGTYLIWLDFTAYGLEQKDLMTKLKEEAHLVLNDGETFGKSGKGYARFNAATPMSVIVKACQRLARVFPK
- a CDS encoding ABC transporter ATP-binding protein, with translation MALLEVKNLSKHFGGLTAVGDVSMELHEGELVGLIGPNGAGKTTLFNLLTGVYVPSEGTITLDGTLLNKKTPYQIASLGLSRTFQNIRLFKDMTVLDNVLIGIANQEKPHLLSSLLRLPYYYRSEAELKEKALQLLAIFDLDGEANTLARNLPYGQQRRLEIVRALATKPKILFLDEPAAGMNPQETAELTSLIRHIKDDFGITIILIEHDMSLVMEVTERIYVLEYGRLIAHGKPDDIKKNKRVIEAYLGGEI
- a CDS encoding branched-chain amino acid ABC transporter permease, giving the protein MKKNSKSIMAWFGIIALVYLLLSFLIGKDIIGPYYVQILMGIGISIIMAMGTNLVLGFSGQFPLGQAGFMAIGAYTTAIFTNSMPTYLGFYLSMVLGVLIAGLVAVLVGFPTLRLKGDYLAIATLGVAEIIRIAIVNGGDLTNGAAGLTGVLRYTSWPVVYAFVILIIILTMNFLRSSSGRQVISVREDEIAAESMGVNTTKMKVMTFAFAAMTASIAGSLYVGYIGTVVPKDFTLMRSIDYLIIAVLGGLGSMTGTIVAAIVLGALNMYLQSFSDVRMIIYSLALILVMVFKPSGLLGTKECQLSHLFSKNDKEGN
- a CDS encoding ABC transporter substrate-binding protein, which translates into the protein MKKKLLVSTIACLSLLSLAACDAAPPSSTSNAKGTKIGKTIKLGLNLELTGGVSAYGSAEKVGALMAVNEINRSGGVDGKKIEVISKDNKSENAESATVTTSLATQSNVNVIIGPATSGAAAAASPNATSAAVPLITPSGTQDDLTIAKDGKTYDYIYRTTFIDSYQGDVLSKFATEQLKVKKVALFYDNSSDYAKGIAKRFKKVFKETIVSESTYQSGDTDFQSALTKMKNQSFDAIIMPGYYQETGTIIKQAREMGISVPIVGPDGFADAKLVELAGQENVNNVYYLSGYSASTSEKASAFAQKYKKKYGEEPSMFVALAYDSVYMMADAAKGAKTSKDISKALAQLKDFQGVTGTMTIDQKHNPIKSVTVIGLTKGKESSATVIKAE